In Rhodamnia argentea isolate NSW1041297 chromosome 11, ASM2092103v1, whole genome shotgun sequence, one genomic interval encodes:
- the LOC115735583 gene encoding methyl jasmonate esterase 1-like — translation MEGLSSSERVILVGHSLGGLALSHVMEGYPKKIAVAVFVTALMPGLILNVTTVNAELFPQLTGVMTFLLFLVLGDSRYSYGNGPNNPPTVYTLGPMFLASRAYQLSPVQDWTLANTLMRAQRLFNDEDLTREITLSDQNYGSVRRVAVISEDDKLIEKDFMLWMIERNPLDQVLEIKGSDHMVMMSKPTQLLALLQHIADTTHY, via the exons ATGGAAGGCCTATCTTCAAGCGAGCGAGTGATCCTTGTTGGCCATAGCTTGGGTGGATTGGCTCTTTCTCATGTCATGGAGGGATACCCAAAGAAGATTGCAGTTGCTGTGTTTGTTACCGCCTTGATGCCTGGTCTGATACTTAATGTCACTACGGTCAACGCCGAG TTATTTCCTCAATTAACTGGTGTAATGACTTTTctgttgtttcttgttcttggaGATAGCCGCTATAGCTATGGCAATGGGCCAAACAACCCTCCGACCGTCTACACGCTCGGCCCGATGTTCTTGGCCTCAAGGGCCTATCAACTCAGCCCAGTTC AGGATTGGACATTGGCCAACACGTTGATGAGAGCGCAACGCTTGTTCAACGATGAGGACTTGACGAGGGAAATAACATTGTCGGACCAAAATTACGGGTCGGTCCGAAGGGTTGCTGTTATATCCGAGGATGATAAGCTGATTGAAAAAGACTTCATGCTATGGATGATCGAGAGGAATCCGCTGGACCAAGTGCTGGAGATCAAAGGGTCAGATCATATGGTCATGATGTCCAAGCCCACGCAACTGCTGGCTCTCCTTCAACACATTGCAGATACTACCCATTACTAA
- the LOC115735582 gene encoding protein DMR6-LIKE OXYGENASE 1-like, with amino-acid sequence MGALDSAFIQEAEHRPDLKMVEGEGIPSIDLSDSPTRTREELASEIGNACKTWGFFQVINHGVPLGLRKRVEELAKEFFDQPLEEKTKVKRDEVHPMGFHDSEHTKNVRDWKEVFDFFLQDPTLIPALSHPEDKSLRELTNQWPQNPPQFRETCEEYAREVEKLAFKLLELISLSLGLPADRFNGYFQEQTSFLRFNHYPPCPQPELALGVGRHKDGGALTVLSQDSVGGLQIQRRSDGEWVSVRPVPDAYVINLGNAMQVWTNDLYWSAEHRVVVNTQKERFSIPFFFFPGHHVSVKPLDEITNEENPPKYKEFNWGVFFATRNRSDYKKQDVENIQIDHFKVSE; translated from the exons ATGGGAGCTCTTGACTCTGCCTTCATCCAGGAAGCCGAGCACAGGCCAGACCTCAAGATGGTCGAAGGCGAAGGCATACCCTCGATCGACCTCTCTGACTCGCCCACCAGGACCCGAGAAGAGCTCGCGTCGGAGATTGGGAATGCGTGCAAGACGTGGGGTTTCTTCCAAGTGATCAACCATGGGGTCCCACTGGGTCTCCGCAAGAGGGTCGAGGAACTGGCCAAAGAGTTCTTCGACCAGCCCCTGGAGGAGAAGACGAAAGTGAAGAGGGACGAGGTTCATCCCATGGGGTTTCACGACAGCGAGCACACCAAGAACGTGAGGGACTGGAAGGAggtttttgatttcttcttgCAGGACCCCACTCTGATCCCTGCTCTGTCTCACCCTGAGGACAAGTCTCTGAGGGAGCTGACCAATCAGTGGCCTCAAAACCCCCCACAATTCAG AGAGACATGTGAGGAGTATGCAAGAGAAGTGGAGAAACTTGCGTTCAAGTTGCTGGAACTGATCTCTCTGAGTTTGGGTTTGCCGGCGGATAGATTTAATGGCTACTTCCAAGAGCAGACCAGCTTTCTCAGGTTCAATCACTATCCTCCGTGCCCTCAGCCTGAGTTGGCTCTCGGGGTTGGCCGACACAAGGATGGTGGGGCCCTGACCGTTCTTTCCCAAGACTCCGTAGGAGGGCTCCAGATACAGCGGAGGTCGGACGGAGAGTGGGTTTCAGTAAGGCCGGTACCGGATGCTTATGTGATCAATCTTGGCAATGCTATGCAG GTTTGGACAAACGACTTGTACTGGAGTGCGGAGCACAGAGTGGTGGTTAACACACAGAAGGAGAGGTTCTCCATTccgtttttcttcttccctggGCATCACGTCTCGGTGAAGCCACTGGACGAGATAACGAACGAGGAGAATCCTCCCAAGTACAAGGAGTTCAACTGGGGAGTGTTCTTCGCGACGAGAAACCGCAGCGACTACAAGAAGCAGGATGTCGAGAATATCCAAATCGACCATTTCAAG